A single Fodinibius saliphilus DNA region contains:
- a CDS encoding YceI family protein codes for MSTATKTVWNIDPTHSEIQFKVKHLVISTVTGNFGSFEGSLETDGEQLEGADIQFKADINSIDTNNEDRDEHLKSDDFFNAGEYPELTFTSTSFEKKGRDSYRLIGDLTIRGNTKTVELDAVHGGTVEDPYGQTKAGFEITGTINRKEFGLEWDAVTEAGNIVVGEEVKLQLNVQIVEQEG; via the coding sequence ATGAGTACAGCAACAAAAACAGTTTGGAATATTGATCCCACACACTCCGAGATTCAATTTAAGGTGAAGCACTTGGTGATATCAACGGTAACCGGAAACTTTGGCTCGTTTGAGGGAAGCCTGGAAACCGACGGTGAGCAACTTGAAGGGGCAGACATACAGTTCAAAGCGGATATTAACAGTATCGATACCAATAATGAAGACCGAGATGAGCATCTGAAGTCAGATGATTTCTTCAATGCGGGAGAATACCCGGAGCTGACTTTTACTTCTACATCTTTTGAAAAGAAAGGAAGGGACAGTTACCGATTAATTGGCGATTTGACCATTCGTGGTAACACAAAAACAGTAGAGCTTGATGCTGTACATGGCGGTACAGTAGAAGATCCCTATGGGCAAACAAAAGCAGGGTTTGAAATTACTGGCACAATAAATCGAAAAGAGTTTGGTCTGGAATGGGATGCGGTTACTGAGGCCGGGAATATCGTTGTTGGAGAGGAAGTAAAGCTACAGTTGAATGTACAGATTGTAGAACAGGAAGGATAG
- a CDS encoding carboxypeptidase-like regulatory domain-containing protein, whose amino-acid sequence MRISVTVSILLLVLFIGCSKSTSSESTLEEIVVNGQVLERNANSTSDPVPDVTITAGSKSTTSDDMGDYSLRLEPGTYNLKAEKDGFEPYNKSISISEDMDSYYKDIIIDRSDN is encoded by the coding sequence ATGAGAATATCCGTTACCGTTTCAATTCTATTACTTGTTCTATTTATTGGATGCTCAAAATCGACTTCATCTGAGTCTACCTTGGAAGAGATTGTTGTCAACGGCCAAGTATTAGAACGAAATGCCAACAGTACTTCTGATCCAGTACCCGATGTCACAATTACAGCCGGAAGTAAAAGTACCACTTCTGATGATATGGGAGACTATAGCTTACGTTTAGAGCCCGGGACCTATAATTTGAAAGCAGAGAAAGATGGATTTGAACCCTACAACAAATCGATCAGTATTTCTGAAGATATGGACAGCTACTATAAAGATATTATTATAGATCGCTCCGATAATTAA
- a CDS encoding YceI family protein, whose protein sequence is MAIELTHEGTLPFENGYLIFDKSRIAGGFFLMDMTNISITDIPEDEPVPRRRLRNHLKSDDFFHVDKYPNTQLRITETKIISAHKIRATANLTIKDVTKPVSFIINRIKKSASLPYRYRTHLTINRFNWNISYQGSYWERISSIIDNNLVDTDINLRIDIVISSYYQE, encoded by the coding sequence GTGGCAATCGAGCTCACACATGAAGGGACCCTACCTTTCGAAAACGGTTATCTCATATTTGACAAAAGCCGAATAGCAGGGGGCTTTTTTCTTATGGATATGACTAACATATCAATTACTGATATTCCGGAAGATGAACCTGTCCCTCGCAGGAGGCTCCGCAATCACTTAAAAAGTGACGACTTCTTCCACGTGGACAAATATCCGAATACACAACTACGTATAACAGAAACTAAAATAATATCTGCTCATAAAATACGGGCAACAGCCAATCTGACAATCAAAGATGTTACTAAGCCAGTATCTTTTATTATCAATAGGATCAAAAAAAGTGCTTCACTCCCCTATAGATATAGAACACATCTAACAATTAACCGTTTTAATTGGAATATCTCGTACCAAGGCAGTTACTGGGAACGAATAAGTAGTATCATCGATAACAATTTAGTTGATACTGATATTAACCTTAGAATTGATATAGTAATCTCTTCTTATTATCAAGAATAG
- a CDS encoding nucleoside 2-deoxyribosyltransferase: MNIYFSGSIRGGRQDAALYNQLINELKKFGNVLTEHVGASNISNEPTDEQIYQQDMKWLKEADILIGEVTTPSHGVGYEIGQAIAMDKQVFCLHQTDKDKALSAMINGAPAIKCFEYSEVEEAKKIIQQIFS; the protein is encoded by the coding sequence ATGAATATCTATTTTTCCGGCTCAATCAGAGGTGGTCGACAGGATGCTGCATTGTATAATCAACTCATCAATGAGTTAAAAAAATTTGGGAATGTACTAACTGAACATGTTGGGGCATCCAATATCAGCAATGAGCCTACCGACGAACAAATTTACCAACAAGATATGAAGTGGCTTAAAGAAGCTGATATTCTGATTGGAGAAGTTACTACCCCTTCGCATGGAGTTGGTTATGAAATAGGCCAAGCTATTGCCATGGATAAACAGGTATTTTGTTTACACCAAACCGATAAAGATAAAGCACTTTCAGCAATGATTAACGGTGCTCCTGCGATTAAATGTTTTGAGTATTCCGAAGTTGAGGAAGCAAAAAAGATTATTCAACAGATCTTTTCTTAA
- a CDS encoding RDD family protein, giving the protein MKKDPKKIVTPFAFNVHPELLGLPLATPKRRLTALLLDLIIASILGSLGNFILAVAVTILFFWIAIRTRTQSVWRNIMRFSMAGIGSLLIFVVVIGVLEGSETTDTDEEVAKELAKRGIVTSGASVDWKEFSKEMANIDHTNQEETKKAIQKIEKKLEKELPTNAVAVDSSFYNDLPDTFSANLLVLSQAIKEQDQKRADSLRSQIASVIARPELSNLENEIELLGNKIIAVEKENEMLQDPSIYRTLKAGFNFMGLTLGWVGIYFICCLAFFKGKTIGKKFLNLQVRRLDNKDIGLWYSFERFGGYAAGLATGLLGFFQIYWDPNRQGIHDKIAGTVVVDLRDSKRLKTKKLRDQILEEENLLN; this is encoded by the coding sequence GTGAAGAAGGATCCCAAAAAAATTGTTACTCCTTTTGCCTTTAACGTGCATCCCGAGCTATTGGGATTACCGCTTGCAACACCTAAACGCAGGCTTACAGCTTTACTTCTGGATCTTATCATCGCCTCTATCCTTGGATCGCTGGGTAATTTCATCTTGGCAGTAGCGGTAACCATCCTTTTCTTCTGGATTGCTATTAGAACCAGGACTCAAAGCGTATGGAGAAATATTATGCGCTTTTCAATGGCCGGAATCGGGAGCCTTTTGATCTTTGTGGTAGTTATAGGGGTACTGGAGGGCTCCGAAACAACTGATACGGATGAAGAAGTAGCCAAAGAACTTGCCAAAAGAGGAATCGTCACATCCGGCGCTTCCGTAGACTGGAAAGAGTTCAGCAAAGAAATGGCAAATATTGATCATACCAACCAAGAAGAGACAAAAAAGGCTATTCAGAAAATAGAAAAAAAGTTGGAAAAGGAACTTCCTACGAATGCTGTTGCTGTAGATTCTTCATTTTATAATGACCTTCCCGATACATTCTCAGCCAATCTTCTTGTTTTGTCCCAAGCTATTAAAGAGCAGGACCAAAAACGCGCCGATTCCCTGCGTTCTCAAATCGCTTCTGTAATAGCCCGTCCCGAACTTTCTAACCTGGAAAACGAAATTGAACTGCTGGGAAATAAAATCATTGCGGTTGAAAAAGAGAATGAAATGTTACAGGACCCCAGTATCTATCGCACACTCAAAGCCGGGTTTAACTTTATGGGGCTTACCCTTGGATGGGTCGGTATCTATTTTATCTGCTGCCTGGCATTCTTTAAGGGGAAAACCATTGGCAAGAAGTTTTTAAATTTGCAAGTACGACGCCTCGATAATAAGGATATCGGTTTATGGTATTCCTTTGAACGTTTTGGAGGATATGCTGCCGGACTTGCCACAGGACTCTTAGGATTTTTCCAGATATACTGGGACCCAAACAGGCAAGGCATCCATGATAAGATTGCAGGAACGGTTGTAGTGGATCTGCGAGACTCTAAGAGACTAAAAACCAAGAAGCTACGTGATCAAATTCTTGAAGAAGAAAACCTGCTAAACTAA
- a CDS encoding LytR/AlgR family response regulator transcription factor, with protein sequence MLSLKKKYPFSSLATVIDTDSAKKKLVLWLSAFCFLMMVLELSQDMISSAVNGNPFSISDSLSYKLFWPLFIPFSLVLIKWWNKRSVTPLNSVVTGILVVLTAFAHLILFSLLLFSISSVLYKESWSLYYLLTEKLSTRLYIALACYIILWATYYYRVKTQGELSHADNRSPQKTGHLVVKNGKRSVRVDINQIKWIKADGQYLSVITTKNTYVVLDSLKNIIRSLPDHFKRIHRSTIANTDIIEELQSRGNGDYDLLTRDGEILRLSRTYAKPVKKILL encoded by the coding sequence ATGCTCAGTCTTAAGAAAAAATATCCATTTTCTTCATTAGCAACTGTTATCGATACAGATAGTGCTAAAAAGAAGTTAGTTCTCTGGCTCAGTGCATTCTGTTTTCTTATGATGGTACTGGAGCTCAGCCAGGATATGATTAGCTCGGCCGTTAATGGCAATCCTTTTTCGATATCTGATTCCCTCTCTTACAAGCTCTTTTGGCCTTTGTTCATCCCCTTTAGTCTCGTGTTGATCAAGTGGTGGAATAAACGGTCTGTAACCCCCCTCAACAGTGTAGTAACCGGGATCCTGGTTGTATTGACGGCCTTTGCCCACCTGATTCTCTTTTCTTTGCTCCTTTTCAGCATATCAAGCGTGCTGTATAAAGAATCCTGGTCGTTATACTACCTGCTGACAGAAAAACTTTCGACCCGTCTATATATAGCTTTGGCTTGCTATATCATTCTTTGGGCCACCTATTATTACCGTGTAAAAACCCAAGGTGAATTATCTCATGCAGACAACAGATCTCCCCAAAAAACCGGTCATCTTGTTGTTAAAAATGGGAAACGTTCAGTTAGGGTTGATATTAACCAGATAAAATGGATAAAAGCCGACGGCCAATATCTCTCTGTCATTACGACAAAAAACACTTATGTCGTATTAGATAGTCTCAAAAATATCATTCGTTCACTTCCCGATCATTTCAAAAGAATTCATCGCTCCACTATTGCCAATACCGATATCATTGAAGAGCTGCAATCCCGCGGAAATGGTGATTACGATTTACTCACCAGAGATGGAGAAATACTTCGTCTGAGCCGTACCTATGCTAAACCGGTAAAAAAAATACTGCTTTAA
- a CDS encoding antibiotic biosynthesis monooxygenase family protein has protein sequence MIIVHIKHFLNQQGEEYFGKWVSEVADILSDFKGFISLEIIEEIDEASESQLLLRFEDEPLLRKWADSPEHDALVSKLFPYQLKPYSSQTYQVKQSFDD, from the coding sequence ATGATTATTGTACATATCAAACACTTTCTTAACCAACAAGGTGAGGAGTATTTTGGTAAATGGGTTAGTGAAGTAGCCGATATACTATCCGACTTTAAAGGATTTATTTCCCTTGAAATAATCGAAGAGATCGATGAAGCCAGCGAGTCACAACTTTTATTACGGTTTGAAGATGAACCCCTTCTGCGGAAATGGGCAGATAGTCCTGAACACGATGCACTCGTATCAAAACTATTCCCATACCAACTAAAACCTTACAGCTCCCAAACTTACCAAGTAAAGCAAAGCTTTGACGACTAA
- a CDS encoding intradiol ring-cleavage dioxygenase, protein MKIQPYFLLLILPIFAFTNNYLYSQDIKQSEAQLVGQCEGCEAVFEYGNRTLTPEDTLPEFENHTPQIKITGTIYESNGKTPAEDVILYIYHTNKEGVYPKTGNEKGWAKRHGYIRGWVKTGADGRYTFYTFKPGSYSSNPAHIHPIILEPNGRYYWLGSYFFEDDPLLKGKQRNQKSPRGGHSGVLTLTKMNGLWVGKRDIILGKNIPGYE, encoded by the coding sequence ATGAAGATACAGCCATATTTCTTATTACTCATATTGCCAATATTCGCCTTTACCAACAACTATTTATACTCACAGGACATCAAACAGTCCGAGGCTCAATTAGTAGGACAATGCGAAGGCTGCGAGGCTGTGTTTGAATATGGAAACAGAACCTTAACCCCTGAGGATACGCTGCCCGAATTTGAGAATCATACCCCCCAGATCAAAATAACAGGGACGATCTACGAAAGTAACGGAAAAACACCTGCAGAAGACGTTATTCTATATATCTACCATACTAATAAGGAGGGCGTATATCCTAAAACTGGTAATGAAAAGGGATGGGCTAAACGTCATGGTTATATTCGTGGCTGGGTAAAAACCGGAGCTGACGGCCGTTATACTTTTTATACCTTCAAACCCGGCTCATACAGCTCCAACCCTGCCCATATTCATCCTATTATCCTGGAACCCAACGGGCGCTACTATTGGCTCGGGAGCTACTTCTTTGAAGATGATCCCCTTCTAAAAGGCAAGCAACGGAATCAGAAATCACCCAGAGGTGGCCACAGCGGGGTGCTTACTCTCACGAAAATGAATGGTCTCTGGGTAGGAAAACGTGATATTATATTGGGCAAAAACATTCCAGGGTATGAGTAA
- a CDS encoding S8 family peptidase, with product MSGTKIRDVTRVVKTDEEIPIRTKLPERGGDSNKKGVLYAGFEVQVAEEWNGEEIEGNNLWYRDKNGDFYWSGWFEEIKQDSEISIEGDQSIELSWWLSGFGIKEVWDEGYMGEGVSIAVLDTGIDIDHPNLKHSFNQIDSFNFLSRDKDVQDWNGHGTHCSGIIAANGVNNVWGVAPKAKVISGKITRSVISGINLDVLADAIEYYNGKVDLISISAGVSRINKRVREAIEACEQTLIVAAIGNSETRRKGDYPAEHESVLAVGAVDELEKITDYTIRSKNLGICAPGHEIYSTAQKGGYKTDSGTSMATPYVSGLLALAKSKSPQKSMSELSNLLIETCVTKQSGNYSYDIINSTKFMERV from the coding sequence ATGAGTGGAACTAAAATTCGTGATGTTACCCGAGTTGTAAAAACGGATGAGGAGATCCCGATTCGAACTAAACTGCCTGAACGAGGGGGCGATTCAAATAAAAAAGGTGTTCTATATGCAGGTTTTGAGGTACAGGTAGCAGAAGAATGGAATGGGGAAGAGATAGAGGGTAATAACCTATGGTACCGTGATAAGAATGGAGACTTTTATTGGAGCGGTTGGTTTGAAGAGATAAAACAGGATTCAGAGATATCAATAGAAGGAGACCAAAGTATTGAACTCTCATGGTGGTTATCCGGCTTTGGTATTAAGGAGGTATGGGATGAAGGATATATGGGAGAAGGGGTATCTATAGCAGTATTGGATACGGGAATAGATATCGATCATCCCAATTTAAAACATAGCTTCAATCAAATTGATAGCTTTAATTTTTTATCACGGGATAAGGATGTGCAGGATTGGAATGGTCATGGTACCCACTGCAGCGGGATTATTGCCGCTAATGGAGTAAACAATGTGTGGGGAGTGGCTCCCAAGGCAAAAGTCATTTCAGGGAAAATTACCCGGTCTGTAATAAGTGGTATAAATTTGGATGTTTTGGCTGATGCTATCGAGTATTACAACGGGAAAGTAGATCTTATTTCAATTTCAGCGGGTGTTTCAAGAATAAATAAAAGAGTACGAGAAGCCATTGAGGCTTGTGAACAAACACTTATTGTCGCTGCTATAGGTAACTCGGAAACTCGCCGAAAAGGGGATTACCCAGCAGAGCATGAGTCGGTATTAGCAGTGGGAGCAGTAGATGAATTAGAAAAAATCACGGATTATACCATAAGGTCTAAAAATTTGGGAATTTGTGCTCCCGGTCATGAAATTTATTCTACTGCCCAAAAAGGAGGCTATAAAACAGATTCCGGTACGTCCATGGCTACCCCTTATGTATCCGGATTATTAGCATTGGCTAAAAGTAAAAGCCCACAAAAAAGTATGTCAGAGTTGTCAAACCTTCTTATCGAAACATGTGTGACAAAGCAAAGCGGGAACTATTCTTATGATATTATAAATTCAACTAAATTTATGGAGAGAGTGTAA
- a CDS encoding thioredoxin family protein — protein MNSNSLIQRLNQLEEWLEKTKSKHHLLPLRMGGYLLLILVLMISNFLAVVRWPLASLKRKFAERSGNPERSILPNAVNEIAPKQLDHILQGTKPVLIDFWAEWCGPCIMMNKPLKKLAESENIDCTIVKVNTVQHQELATQYNVKGLPTLLLMKEGEEIKRSAGALSYQELKKFITQ, from the coding sequence ATGAATTCAAACTCATTGATACAGCGCCTCAACCAACTGGAAGAGTGGCTCGAGAAAACAAAATCTAAACACCATCTTTTACCCTTACGAATGGGAGGCTATCTGCTTCTTATCCTGGTATTGATGATCAGCAATTTTCTTGCTGTTGTACGCTGGCCGTTAGCTTCCCTGAAAAGAAAGTTTGCCGAAAGAAGTGGCAATCCTGAAAGATCTATCCTGCCAAATGCCGTCAATGAAATTGCCCCCAAACAGCTGGATCACATTTTACAGGGGACAAAGCCCGTTCTTATCGATTTTTGGGCCGAATGGTGCGGACCGTGCATTATGATGAACAAACCCTTGAAAAAACTGGCTGAATCGGAAAACATTGATTGTACTATTGTTAAAGTAAACACCGTACAGCATCAGGAATTAGCCACACAATACAATGTAAAAGGATTGCCGACCCTATTGCTTATGAAAGAGGGTGAAGAAATAAAACGCTCTGCCGGGGCCCTCTCCTATCAAGAGCTAAAGAAGTTTATTACCCAATAG
- a CDS encoding MarR family winged helix-turn-helix transcriptional regulator, whose product MAKEIPEILDDAIGFNIYRVALLFRNELQNALSEYSLTPEQWQVMQTLWSTDEVMNQNDIAHLTLKDKHNISRMLVRMEDNGWIKRSRDPEDGRAYIIELTKQAKSKREEVRAKLLGHFSSIFDVADEQELDQLLKTLKKFRDRLNDKPK is encoded by the coding sequence ATGGCTAAAGAAATACCTGAAATTCTGGATGATGCGATTGGTTTTAATATCTATCGTGTAGCACTACTGTTTCGAAATGAACTGCAGAATGCGCTATCCGAATATAGTCTTACGCCCGAGCAGTGGCAGGTAATGCAGACGCTGTGGTCAACAGATGAAGTGATGAACCAGAACGATATAGCACATTTAACTCTGAAGGATAAACATAATATATCTAGGATGTTGGTACGCATGGAAGACAACGGTTGGATTAAACGAAGCAGAGATCCTGAAGATGGCCGGGCATATATTATTGAGCTTACCAAACAGGCAAAATCGAAACGTGAAGAGGTAAGGGCTAAGCTATTGGGTCACTTTTCCAGCATTTTTGATGTAGCCGACGAGCAGGAGCTTGATCAGTTGCTCAAAACGTTGAAGAAATTCAGAGACCGTTTGAACGATAAACCAAAATAG
- a CDS encoding DEAD/DEAH box helicase, whose translation MTDSNFSDLNLAQPILKGLESMGFESPTPVQEKCIPALLEGKDVVGQAQTGTGKTAAFGIPVVQQTDVDIAKVQTIIMCPTRELAIQVTGELIKIGKHLGGLNVIPIYGGQSISRQIKALKRGAHIVVGTPGRTIDHLRRGTMKLNNLKRVVFDEADEMLNMGFRDDMEQILSYADGPVQTIMFSATMSKGIKKIMKRYMNNPQTIAIERKKMTAPNIEQYKVEVRDSVRTEAICRFLDINGFALALVFCNTKRKTEKVTRELQSRGYSSDFINGDLNQNQRDRVMAKFRSGAIDVLVGTDVAARGLDIDDIEAVFNYDIPQDPEYYVHRIGRTGRAGRSGMAITFTTRNKRKQLRAIEKQIKTQLNPLEMPTPADVRISKLDGLMEEMVEVLEKGDLRDYIEQIESFVDDRFTTIEIAAALLKMNSGKKESQDASQQAKQYNDSDMIKVYFNVGKKNNVYPGDLVGAIAGESGIPGKVIGNIDIFPKHSFVDVPGKYVNQVISGMDHNRVKGKKVHVKVA comes from the coding sequence ATGACAGATTCGAATTTTAGCGATTTAAACCTAGCCCAGCCAATTCTTAAAGGGTTAGAAAGTATGGGCTTTGAAAGTCCAACCCCCGTTCAGGAAAAATGTATTCCTGCACTTTTAGAAGGAAAAGATGTAGTAGGACAAGCACAGACAGGAACCGGAAAAACAGCAGCATTTGGAATTCCTGTAGTTCAACAAACTGATGTTGACATTGCCAAAGTACAGACCATTATAATGTGCCCTACACGTGAATTGGCGATACAGGTTACCGGTGAGCTTATAAAGATTGGTAAGCATCTTGGCGGGCTTAACGTGATTCCTATTTATGGCGGGCAATCTATTTCTCGGCAGATTAAGGCATTGAAAAGAGGAGCGCATATTGTTGTAGGTACTCCCGGTCGTACGATTGATCACCTACGTCGCGGTACCATGAAACTTAATAACCTGAAGCGTGTTGTCTTTGACGAGGCGGATGAGATGTTGAATATGGGATTCCGTGATGATATGGAACAGATCTTGTCATATGCTGATGGGCCTGTACAGACGATTATGTTTTCTGCTACCATGTCTAAAGGTATTAAGAAGATTATGAAGCGGTATATGAATAATCCGCAGACGATTGCCATTGAACGAAAGAAGATGACTGCGCCTAATATTGAGCAATATAAAGTTGAGGTGCGAGATTCGGTACGAACAGAAGCTATTTGTCGGTTTTTGGATATCAACGGCTTTGCATTAGCATTGGTTTTTTGTAATACCAAACGGAAAACGGAAAAGGTGACTCGAGAGCTGCAATCTCGCGGTTATTCTTCTGATTTTATAAATGGAGACCTTAATCAGAATCAGCGTGACCGTGTGATGGCTAAGTTTCGATCTGGTGCTATTGATGTATTGGTGGGCACCGATGTTGCTGCTCGCGGACTTGATATCGATGATATTGAAGCCGTCTTTAATTATGACATTCCCCAAGACCCAGAGTATTATGTGCACCGTATTGGACGTACAGGGCGGGCCGGTCGTTCAGGTATGGCTATTACATTTACTACGCGAAACAAGCGAAAGCAGCTTCGCGCTATAGAGAAACAGATTAAAACTCAGTTAAATCCTTTGGAGATGCCAACTCCGGCCGATGTTCGAATCTCGAAACTCGACGGACTGATGGAAGAGATGGTAGAGGTGCTCGAAAAAGGAGACCTGCGTGATTATATCGAACAGATTGAAAGTTTTGTCGATGATCGTTTTACAACGATTGAAATTGCAGCAGCTCTGTTAAAGATGAATTCGGGCAAAAAAGAATCACAAGATGCAAGCCAACAGGCTAAGCAATATAACGATTCAGATATGATCAAGGTCTACTTCAACGTGGGTAAAAAGAACAATGTATATCCCGGTGATTTAGTCGGAGCTATTGCAGGTGAGTCTGGTATCCCCGGAAAAGTGATTGGAAATATCGATATTTTCCCCAAACATTCTTTCGTTGATGTTCCCGGAAAGTATGTAAACCAAGTGATTTCCGGAATGGATCATAACAGAGTAAAAGGGAAGAAAGTGCATGTGAAAGTTGCCTAA
- a CDS encoding sterol desaturase family protein has product MPELITIQELMDMGLPPIIIYAAPVMFALVFIEWGLSAWRKWDLYDTKDFWASTAIGIGNIIVSSATKISIFALVLFFYNMVPWRVPHTWWSYVLCFILLDFCRYWAHRIAHEQRIWWATHVPHHSSEEYNFSVSFRLSWVQGFKVIFFLPVALAGFHPVAFFICHQIAVLYQFWIHTELIDKLPRPIEFIFTTPSHHRVHHAKDDHYLDKNYGSTLIIWDRMFGTFQPELNTPNYGITKPPDSYNPVYLVFHEFIAIWKDLKKAEGWRDWLFILFASPAEQARVAKESEGNRSDNVASLSSAEAEE; this is encoded by the coding sequence ATGCCAGAACTTATTACAATACAAGAGCTTATGGATATGGGGCTGCCTCCGATAATAATATATGCAGCTCCGGTAATGTTTGCCCTTGTATTTATTGAGTGGGGATTAAGCGCATGGCGAAAATGGGATCTGTATGATACCAAAGACTTTTGGGCTTCTACAGCTATAGGGATAGGTAATATTATAGTTAGTTCAGCCACAAAGATCAGTATATTTGCATTGGTGCTGTTCTTTTATAACATGGTTCCTTGGCGGGTGCCACATACTTGGTGGTCGTATGTACTTTGCTTTATTCTGCTTGATTTCTGTCGCTATTGGGCACACCGTATAGCCCATGAACAAAGAATTTGGTGGGCTACCCATGTTCCACACCATTCCTCCGAAGAGTATAACTTTTCTGTTTCTTTTCGGTTATCGTGGGTGCAAGGCTTTAAGGTGATCTTTTTTTTACCGGTAGCACTAGCCGGTTTTCACCCTGTGGCATTTTTTATTTGTCACCAGATTGCGGTGCTTTACCAGTTTTGGATCCATACCGAACTTATCGATAAGCTTCCTCGCCCTATTGAGTTTATTTTTACCACCCCCTCGCATCATCGGGTGCACCACGCCAAAGATGATCATTACCTGGATAAAAATTATGGTTCGACCTTAATTATTTGGGATCGGATGTTTGGTACTTTTCAGCCGGAACTAAATACACCGAATTACGGCATTACCAAGCCCCCGGACTCCTACAACCCGGTCTATTTGGTATTTCATGAATTTATTGCCATCTGGAAAGATCTGAAGAAGGCTGAAGGGTGGAGAGATTGGCTGTTTATTCTATTTGCAAGTCCCGCCGAACAGGCTCGGGTAGCAAAAGAATCGGAAGGGAATAGGTCGGATAATGTCGCTTCTTTATCTTCAGCTGAAGCAGAGGAATAG